Proteins encoded by one window of Nocardia goodfellowii:
- the nrdE gene encoding class 1b ribonucleoside-diphosphate reductase subunit alpha, producing the protein MLNLYGPNGEIQFDKDREAAHQYFLQHVNQNTVFFHNLDEKLDYLVEENYYEPEVLEKYSRAFIKKLFKQAYAHKFRFPTFLGAFKYYTSYTLKTFDGKRYLERFEDRVCMVALTLADGDEVLASKLVDEVIDGRFQPATPTFLNSGKKQRGEPVSCFLLRIEDNMESIGRSINSALQLSKRGGGVALLLTNIREHGAPIKKIENQSSGVIPIMKLLEDSFSYANQLGARQGAGAVYLHAHHPDIYRFLDTKRENADEKIRIKTLSLGVVIPDITFELAKKNEDMYLFSPYDVERIYGKPFADIDVTEKYYEMVDDKRIRKSKIKAREFFQTIAELQFESGYPYIIFEDTVNRANPIAGKITHSNLCSEILQVSTPSEFNDDLSYAKVGKDISCNLGSMNIAKSMDSPDFAQTIEVAIRALTAVSDQTHIYSVPSIEQGNNQSHAIGLGQMNLHGYLARERVHYGSEEGIDFTNIYFYTVVYHAIRASNLIAQERGTYFGGFPESKYATGEYFDKYTDQVWEPKTEKVRQLFADAGVHIPTQDDWRQLKTLVMEHGIYNQNLQAVPPTGSISYINNSTSSIHPVASKIEIRKEGKIGRVYYPAPYLTNDNLEYYQDAYEIGYEKIIDTYAAATQHVDQGLSLTLFFKDTATTRDLNKAQIYAWRKGIKTLYYIRLRQMALEGTEVEGCVSCML; encoded by the coding sequence CGAGGAGAACTATTACGAGCCGGAGGTGCTGGAGAAGTACAGCCGCGCCTTCATCAAGAAGCTGTTCAAGCAGGCCTACGCGCACAAGTTCCGGTTCCCCACCTTCCTCGGCGCGTTCAAGTACTACACCTCGTACACGCTGAAGACCTTCGACGGCAAGCGCTACCTGGAGCGCTTCGAAGACCGGGTCTGCATGGTGGCGCTGACCCTCGCCGACGGCGACGAGGTGCTGGCGAGCAAGCTGGTCGACGAGGTCATCGACGGCCGCTTCCAGCCGGCCACCCCGACCTTCCTGAACTCGGGCAAGAAGCAGCGCGGCGAGCCGGTGTCCTGCTTCCTGCTGCGCATCGAGGACAACATGGAGTCCATCGGGCGCTCCATCAACTCGGCGCTGCAGCTGTCCAAGCGCGGCGGCGGTGTCGCGTTGCTGCTCACCAACATTCGCGAGCACGGCGCGCCGATCAAGAAGATCGAGAACCAGAGCTCGGGTGTCATCCCGATCATGAAGCTGCTGGAGGATTCGTTCTCCTACGCCAACCAGCTGGGCGCGCGGCAGGGCGCGGGCGCGGTGTATCTGCACGCGCACCACCCCGACATCTACCGCTTCCTCGACACCAAGCGCGAGAACGCGGACGAGAAGATTCGCATCAAGACCCTCTCGCTCGGTGTGGTGATCCCGGACATCACCTTCGAACTGGCGAAGAAGAACGAGGACATGTATCTGTTCTCGCCGTACGACGTAGAGCGTATCTACGGCAAGCCGTTCGCCGATATCGATGTCACCGAAAAGTACTACGAGATGGTCGACGACAAGCGGATCCGCAAGTCGAAGATCAAGGCGCGCGAGTTCTTCCAGACCATCGCCGAGCTGCAGTTCGAATCGGGCTACCCGTACATCATATTCGAGGACACGGTGAACCGGGCCAACCCGATCGCCGGCAAGATCACGCACTCGAATCTGTGCTCGGAGATCCTGCAGGTGTCCACGCCCTCGGAGTTCAACGACGACCTGTCCTACGCCAAGGTCGGCAAGGACATCTCCTGCAACCTGGGTTCGATGAACATCGCCAAGTCGATGGACTCGCCGGACTTCGCGCAGACCATCGAGGTGGCGATCCGGGCGCTGACCGCCGTTTCGGATCAGACCCACATCTACTCGGTGCCCTCGATCGAGCAGGGCAACAACCAGTCCCACGCCATCGGTCTCGGCCAGATGAACCTGCACGGGTACCTGGCGCGGGAACGGGTGCACTACGGGTCCGAAGAGGGCATCGACTTCACCAACATCTACTTCTACACCGTTGTCTACCACGCGATTCGGGCCTCGAACCTGATCGCGCAGGAACGCGGCACCTACTTCGGCGGGTTCCCCGAATCCAAGTACGCCACGGGTGAGTACTTCGACAAGTACACCGATCAGGTGTGGGAGCCCAAGACCGAGAAGGTGCGTCAGCTCTTCGCCGACGCGGGCGTGCACATCCCCACCCAGGACGATTGGCGTCAGCTCAAGACCCTGGTGATGGAGCACGGCATCTACAACCAGAACCTGCAGGCCGTTCCGCCGACCGGCTCAATCTCCTACATCAACAACTCCACCAGCTCCATCCACCCGGTGGCGTCGAAGATCGAGATCCGCAAGGAAGGCAAGATCGGTCGCGTCTACTACCCCGCGCCCTACCTCACCAACGACAACCTCGAGTACTACCAGGACGCCTACGAAATCGGCTACGAGAAGATCATCGACACCTATGCCGCCGCCACCCAGCACGTGGACCAGGGCCTGTCGCTGACGCTGTTCTTCAAGGACACCGCCACCACCCGCGACCTGAACAAGGCCCAGATCTACGCCTGGCGCAAGGGCATCAAGACTCTCTACTACATCCGCCTGCGCCAGATGGCGCTGGAAGGCACCGAAGTCGAGGGTTGCGTGTCCTGCATGCTGTAG
- a CDS encoding response regulator transcription factor — MQEIIDSIAALSWPVLALVTLVVFKRPLTRVIASAERRQFTLRVGGQELDMQQLSEQQDDLIADLQAQLVQLRAEMVQLNGRSVPVRELEPARTTENPVPGGPTFGGPPPWMEPAGEVPAPDAGAVATRRALAAVLWVDDNPANNALILDRLERSGIRVDSARTTQEGLHLLDRNHYGAVLSDIGRKDDGRQAGLHLIEEVRRRGITLPVVIFTSRDAAARFREPALTAGANFVTSSAIELMEELTTLGLLRND, encoded by the coding sequence ATGCAAGAAATCATCGATTCCATTGCCGCTTTGTCCTGGCCGGTACTCGCCCTGGTGACCCTGGTGGTCTTCAAGCGCCCCTTGACCAGGGTGATCGCCTCCGCGGAGCGCCGCCAGTTCACCCTGCGCGTCGGCGGTCAAGAACTCGATATGCAGCAGCTCAGCGAACAGCAGGACGACCTGATCGCGGACCTGCAGGCGCAACTGGTGCAGCTCCGGGCAGAAATGGTGCAACTCAATGGGCGCTCCGTGCCGGTACGTGAGTTGGAGCCCGCGCGGACGACCGAAAATCCGGTTCCCGGCGGCCCCACCTTCGGTGGTCCGCCGCCGTGGATGGAACCGGCGGGCGAGGTGCCCGCGCCGGACGCGGGTGCGGTCGCCACGCGGCGAGCCCTGGCCGCCGTCCTCTGGGTGGACGACAATCCCGCCAACAACGCACTGATCTTGGATCGCCTGGAGCGCAGCGGAATTCGGGTCGACTCAGCCCGGACCACGCAGGAGGGCCTGCACCTGCTCGACCGCAACCATTACGGCGCGGTCCTGTCCGATATCGGCCGGAAGGACGATGGCCGCCAAGCCGGTCTGCACCTGATCGAGGAGGTGCGGCGGCGCGGGATAACGCTGCCGGTTGTCATCTTCACCAGCCGGGACGCCGCCGCCCGGTTCCGGGAACCCGCACTGACCGCGGGAGCGAACTTCGTCACCTCCTCGGCCATCGAGCTGATGGAGGAACTGACCACCCTCGGCCTGCTCCGGAACGACTGA
- a CDS encoding LLM class F420-dependent oxidoreductase translates to MRFGIFIPQGWRLDLVGIEPAAQWQVMRDLARRADAAEVWESLWVYDHFHTVPVPTEEATHEAWTLMSAFAASTSRIRLGQMCTAMAYRNPAYLAKVAATVDSISGGRTEMGIGGGWYEHEWRAYGYGFPSAKERLGRLDEGVQIFRQAWTTGEATLDGKYYQVNGALVRPLPLQEGGIPLWIAGGGEKVTLKIAAKYAQYTNFSGNLAEFEAKSEILRGHCATVGTDFDAITRSSNFNIVVGSTEAEVEERLSGVQAKLAAVIGEDEAKGFVDGQFRTSPAVGTPEQVIENLTAVKDLGLGYAIFNFPESAYDTSGIELFEREIAPALR, encoded by the coding sequence GTGCGCTTCGGCATCTTCATCCCGCAGGGTTGGCGGCTCGACCTGGTCGGCATCGAGCCGGCCGCGCAATGGCAGGTGATGCGTGATCTCGCCCGACGGGCGGACGCCGCCGAGGTCTGGGAGTCGCTGTGGGTGTACGACCACTTCCACACCGTGCCGGTGCCGACCGAGGAGGCCACCCATGAGGCCTGGACGCTGATGTCGGCGTTCGCGGCCTCGACCTCCCGGATCCGCCTCGGGCAGATGTGTACCGCGATGGCGTACCGGAATCCGGCCTATCTGGCCAAGGTGGCGGCGACCGTGGATTCGATCTCCGGCGGCCGCACCGAGATGGGGATCGGCGGCGGCTGGTACGAGCACGAATGGCGGGCCTACGGCTACGGCTTCCCCTCCGCCAAGGAGCGGCTGGGCCGCCTCGACGAGGGCGTGCAGATCTTCCGGCAGGCCTGGACCACCGGCGAAGCCACCTTGGACGGCAAGTACTACCAGGTGAACGGCGCCCTGGTGCGGCCACTTCCGTTGCAGGAGGGCGGTATTCCGCTGTGGATCGCCGGCGGCGGCGAGAAGGTGACGCTGAAGATCGCGGCCAAGTACGCCCAGTACACCAACTTCAGCGGCAACCTCGCCGAGTTCGAGGCGAAGTCGGAGATCCTGCGCGGCCATTGCGCCACCGTCGGTACCGATTTCGACGCCATCACCCGCTCCTCGAACTTCAACATCGTCGTCGGCAGCACCGAAGCCGAAGTGGAGGAACGGCTTTCGGGCGTGCAAGCCAAACTGGCCGCCGTCATCGGTGAGGACGAAGCCAAGGGCTTCGTCGACGGCCAGTTCCGCACCTCGCCCGCCGTGGGCACTCCGGAGCAGGTCATCGAAAACCTCACGGCCGTCAAGGATCTCGGCTTGGGCTACGCCATCTTCAACTTCCCCGAGTCGGCCTACGACACCTCCGGCATCGAGCTCTTCGAACGCGAGATCGCCCCGGCGCTCCGCTGA
- a CDS encoding 4Fe-4S dicluster domain-containing protein gives MIELVSADRCIECDKCVEVCPTRVFDRGPDGIPVLARQSDCQTCFLCEAYCPVDALFVAPRTTPLPPDDPQRDERHLIEHGLLGSYRKALGWGGGRLTARDAIGPELP, from the coding sequence ATGATCGAACTCGTCTCCGCCGACCGCTGCATCGAATGCGACAAGTGCGTCGAGGTCTGCCCCACCCGCGTCTTCGACCGCGGCCCGGACGGAATCCCGGTCCTCGCGCGGCAATCGGACTGCCAGACCTGCTTCCTGTGCGAGGCGTACTGCCCCGTCGACGCCCTGTTCGTCGCGCCGCGCACCACGCCGTTGCCGCCGGACGACCCGCAACGCGACGAGCGGCACCTGATCGAGCACGGCCTGCTCGGCAGCTACCGCAAAGCCCTCGGCTGGGGTGGCGGCCGCCTCACCGCACGCGACGCGATCGGCCCCGAATTGCCCTGA